Genomic DNA from Streptococcus uberis:
AAAGTACCTTTAACATCTTCTTTAACAATCGCTGAAGCGATAGATTCTAGAATTTTCTTAGCAAAAAGATCGACATCACCTTGCTCATTTACAAAATATGTTCCTGCTTTACCGTTAGGTAAAACATCATCCGGACTTGCCATTGTTTGTAAGGAATCATGAAATACTTCTTGTACTGATCTAGAGTCACCTGTTGTTATAGTTGTATTTGAGCCTGGATTTCCAAATCCGTTTTGATAAGCATAACCATATCCAGAAAGTGGAGCAGGTGCTCCTTGACTTTTGAATGTCTCTAACCATTTCAAATCCTCGAAGAAGCCAATAACTACTTTGCCGTCAGCTCCCACTGCTGCTTTTAGTTTATCACCAGCAGCTTCTAGTTCTTTAGCACGAGCTAAATAGTTTTGAGAGGCTTCCGGAAGATAACCATTTGTTGCCCAGTCATTCGCCAAATTATAGGCTCTGTAAAGACTCCTATCCATATAGACAGTTGAGTCACCAGCATTGCGATAACCATTGGCAACACCATCTGTTATTAGTAAAAACACGGTTTTACGGTTGTTCGCCATGCCACCGCCGGTGTTTTTAACTGCTTCATATGAAGCTATAGCGTCTTCAACAGCTGGCACAGTCGGTGTTCCACCACCGGTAACAATGCTGTCAATTTTTGAATCAATTTCGGCATTACTTGTCAGCAATCCAGATGCGTCGTAGCGGTATCCAGTTGATGAAGTGTAACTATTAAAGTTAGTAAAATTCGAGTCAGTTCCAGTAACTGTTGACTTATAGTTGGTATAGTTACCAATAGCCCGAGTTCCATTTAGTTGTACAAGTGGTGCATTACTTGAAACATAATAACCAGTGAAAATATTAAATGCTCCAGCTGGAATAAAATATTTATTCCCATAATAATCCGTTTCAATAACACCAGCTTTTTGTACACTGACACCATCTACTAGGATAAAGTCATAATAATAAGCATATTGAATGTAACCATAAGAATCAGTATACGAATAATAACTGTAATTGCTTGCCGGAGCGTTAAATCCCGTTGCAGTTGTAGTACGGCTGACATTGTCATAGTTTTTAATGTAATCAAGACCACCATAATTAGCAAGCATTACACGGTCAGTCGTGGTTGGATCATTTGTGAATACAAGTTTGGGATTGTTTTCATCATAGTTTTCTTCAGTTGTTGAAGATGTCAGTGTTTTAAGTGCAGTCTGGATCTTAGGCATGTTATCTTCAAAAGATCCACTGGCATCTTGTAAAATAACCAAGTCAATTGGTTGCCGTGGCAAATTCCAACTGACTGATTCTGTTGATTCAACACGAATCGAACACCCTTCTTGATATGTTTTAGTTTCAACAGTACTAGTTTCAGCCGCGAATGCTGAAATAGCAGTTGTTGCTAAAACATAAACCATAGGAACTAGTACCCCTATAATTCCTAAGGTACTTAGGATTTTTACCCAAATCCTTTTATCCGTTTTTACTTCCATTTCTCTCTCCTAGTAATTAATCGTAGTTCTCGCGAACCTTTTATTTACGTTCTCTTTTCCCCAAAAATGTAACTAGTGCAAACAACCCTGTCATTATGACTGAAAACATTCCAAAAACTGATTCTTTTATTTCTCCTGTTTTTGGAAGTTCGCCTTTATTTTCAACTTTCTTAACATCAGTTGAATTCATTTTACTTTCATTTGCTTTAATCACTTTTTGATTTTGATTTTCGACTGGCTCCTTAGTACCAATTTCAACTATCTCGTCGACTGGTTTCTCAATTTCCTTTTCTGAAATGATTTCCCTTGATATTTCTAAGCCGTTAACTTTTACAATTTTATAAGTTACTTCAATAATCCCATTTTTTCCTAACCTAACTTGGCGAGAAATTCCTTTTAAAAGGTCGGGATTATTTATAACCACTTTTCCAAAAGATTTCGTCTTTTCGACAATTTCTTCAACTATTTCAATGACATCTTCTTTCGTTCCAACTCTATAGACATCCGGACTTGCCGCTACTGTCTCAACCGTTGGTGTATTGGCTGTCACAACACCTGTTGTTGCATCCATACTATAAGTTGTCGTTGTTGTAGTACTGCCTGTGCTTCCAGCCGTTTTTAGAACGCGTGTCCCTTTTGCTAATGTTGCATCTGCTTCCTCAACATCTGCTGGCTTGGCTATCGTTACAGTTTCAACTGTTGGTTTCGTTCCAACCCGGATTTCTTCTGCAACCATTGCTTTAGTTACGACACCGGCATCTTCTACTCCATCTGTCGTAGTGTATGTTTTCTCACCATCAACCCCAGCAACAACCGTCTGGCGTTGTCCATAAGCTAAGGTGTCATCTGCAATATATTTTGTTGTATGTGCGATAACTTCTGTACGAGTAGTAACAACTGGTACAGGCACATCTTCTTTCGTTCCAACTCTGTAGACATCCGGACTTGCCGCTACTGTCTCAACCGTTGGTGTATTGGCTGTCACAACACCTGTTGTTGCATCCATACTATAGGTTGTCGTTGTTGTAGTACTTCCTGTGCTTCCAGCCGTTTTTAGAACGCGTGTCCCTTTTGCTAATGTTGCATCTGCTTCCTCAACATCTGCTGGCTTGGCTATCGTTACAGTTTCAACTGTTGGTTTCGTTCCAACCCGGATTTCTTCTGCAACCATTGCTTTAGTTACGACACCGGCATCTTCTACTCCATCTGTCGTAGTGTATGTTTTCTCACCATCAACCCCAGCAACAACCGTCTGGCGTTGTCCATAAGCTAAGGTGTCATCTGCAATATATTTTGTTGTATGTGCGATAACTTCTGTACGAGTAGTAACAACTGGTACAGGCACATCTTCTTTCGTTCCAACTCTGTAGACATCCGGACTTGCCGCTACTGTCTCAACCGTTGGTGTATTGGCTGTCACAACACCTGTTGTTGCATCCATACTATAAGTTGTCGTTGTTGTAATACTTCCTGTGCTTCCAGCCGTTTTTAGAACGCGTGTCCCTTTTGCTAATGTTGCATCTGCTTCCTCAACATCTGCTGGCTTGGCTATCGTTACAGTTTCAACTGTTGGTTTCGTTCCAACCCGGATTTCTTCTGCAACCATTGCTTTAGTTACGACACCGGAATCTTCTACTCCATCTGTCGTAGTGTATGTTTTCTCACCATCAACCCCAGCAACAACCGTCTGGCGTTGTCCATAAGCTAAGGTGTCATCTGCAATATATTTTGTTGTATGTGCGATAACTTCTGTACGAGTAGTAACAACTGGTACAGGCACATCTTCTTTCGTTCCAACTCTGTAGACATCCGGACTTGCCGCTACTGTCTCAACCGTTGGTGTATTGGCTGTCACAACACCTGTTGTTGCATCCATACTATAAGTTGTCGTTGTTGTAATACTTCCTGTGCTTCCAGCCGTTTTTAGAACGCGTGTCCCTTTTGCTAATGTTGCATCTGCTTCCTCAACATCTGCTGGCTTGGCTATCGTTACAGTTTCAACTGTTGGTTTCGTTCCAACCCGGATTTCTTCTGCAACCATTGCTTTAGTTACGACACCGGCATCTTCTACTCCATCTGTCGTAGTGTATGTTTTCTCACCATCAACCCCAACAACAACCGTCTGGCGTTGTCCATAAGCTAAGGTGTCATCTGCAATATATTTTGTTGTATGTGCGATAACTTCTGTACGAGTAGTGACAACTGGGCCTGTTGGTAATGGGGTGCCGTAAATCGCTTGATAAATAGCAGCATTTCTAGCCTCATACTCTAACCTTACAGATGCAATTTTTACATTTGGAATCTGATCAATTTCGTCTTTATAACCATAAAATTCCAAACTAGCTCCTTGAAAAGTATCTGCCAATTCGTAACTTTCTTTAGCGGCAGCAATATCTCCGCTAGCAATCATAGCCTCTAAATCATCTAAAACTTTACCGATATCTACTCTTAATTTTGCATCGGCTACATCTTCTGTTTGATCATCTGGAGCAATTGGATCTGTCGCAGCTAAGGCAACCGAATTAGATAAAGCTTCGCTTGTTTTAGCTTCTAAAACTTCAACTGACCCCACTTCCGAAACAACAGAAGCAGTGTTTTGATTTGTTAAATCAAAGCTTGCACTCGGAGTCTCAACAACTGTAGTCGAAACTATTTTATCTACTGTAGACTCTGAAGTTAAAGTAGCATTCTCTACCACTTCTGTATCGGTTAGGACACCTTGATCTGTCGCATCAACTTCAACCACTTCATCAGCATTAACGCTTTTAACGTTGAAAAATGAAAGATGATTGTTTTCGACAGAAATCTGCGATAACGCTGCTACCGATAACAAAGAAATAAATGATGTTTTTGCTAAACGACTCTTTTTCATAACTCTACCCCTTGGATTTCCTTAATAATTAATTAGTTAGTTGATTAGTTGATTGATTTTATTTTCCATGTCTTTAGCCGACATTTCAGAGACTGTTACATCTTCAACAATATTCTTGTTATTTATATAGAAGAAAGTTGGGACTGAATCGACTTTTAAGGTTCTCGTTACTGCCATAGCATCATCATAATAGTAAGGAAATTCAAACTTTTCTTTTTCAATATATGTTTTTGCAGTAACACGAGTTTCAGTTCCTTTATTTGAGCCGGTTGCATTAATAAACACAAAATTAATTTCTTTTTTATGCTTTTTATACATATTATTCATAATTGGTAACATTTTATGACAATGTGGGCACCAACTTGCCCATTCAATTATGATAGTGGGTTTATTTTTTAGTTGACTTGACTCAAATGATTCACCATTTGAATCAATTAATTTAAAATCGGGTAATTTTTTCCCAATAAATTCTTTAGCTGCAATCTTTTCTGTTTTATCTGTTTTAACTCTATTTGTCCTATTTTTAACAATTAAAAATGACAAACTCCCAACAAAAACTAATAATAAGACTATTAAAATGATAAAATTTCTATACTGCTTCACCAACAAATCCCAATCCCTCCATTTTCTCATTATTAATTATATCATATTTACATTTTAAAAACTGATTTTTTTAAAATAATTTAAAATTTAATTTTTCAATTTATTGATTATTTTTTACTGATGTTAATATGAATAGTTTTTTCATATCAAGGGTGCGCATATCTGATGAGTGTATGTTAACCTCAATCAAGAAGGAAAATCATTTTTAAGGTGAGTCACAATGATAGGAAATATTCCGATATCGCTTTTTAGATTTCTATTACAAGGCATTAAAGAAGTTGTGTGTTTTAGTTATGAAGGATTATGATTAGAATTGGTAAATGAAATAAAATATTAAAACTAACAGAGAAAATCGGGTTACTAGGTCCATTTGAACTCATCAACGTACTATAAAGGAACAAAAAAACGTAACAGATGGCACTGAACCTATTTCAGATTTACACAAAAAAGAACCCTGTAAACGTTGATTTTACAGGGGTTTATTTATAAACGAAAAAGAGCACACACTCGAAATCGCTTAGGGCTGCTGGATTCCTCCCCTGACCCACTTCACGCACAAGTGTTGCTCCATCACTTATTATACCACAAATGCTTTCAATTGCAAACCAGCTTATTCTTCCAGCTTTGCTTGTTTTTTGGCTTCCTTCTTTTTCATGCGTCCTGCTCTAAAGAAAGTTTGCATGATAGCTGCGCATTCCTCCGCCAAAAGGCCGGTCTCAAGTTCAACGCGATGATTGAGACGTTGGTCTGTCAATATAGCATATAAACTGCCTGCGCCACCGAATTTTTGGTTATGAGCCCCAAAAATAACTTGAGGTATTCGAGCTAAACCAATAGCTCCACTACACATGACACATGGCTCAATGGTCACAAATAAAGTAGTGTCCAAAAGTCGCCAGTTACCGACAGTCGCGTTAGCTTCATTAATGGCCATTATTTCTGCATGCATAATAGCTTGATTGCGCTCTTCTCTGGCATTATGACCGCGACCAATAATACGTCCCTCTTTGACGATGACACAGCCAATAGGAATTTCTCCCTTATCTAATGACTTTTTGGCCTCTTTGAGGGCCTCACGCATAAAGAATTCTTTTTCTTCTTGACTATATGACATTAGTTCACATCACCCAAATCCCACGATTTATGCGGAAAGGCAAGCTCTACTGGAATGGAGCCCGCATGATCTTGAGTTTCTTCTCGTAAAATGTCCAAATGCCTTTCTGGGTCAATCCCTTGCGGTGGAAGAGGTGGCATATGGGTGAGAACCAGTTTCTTAACACCAGCTTTCTGAGCGATTTGCCCAGCTTCTTTAGTGGTTAAATGCGCTGGATGGTTTTCATTTCCTTCATAAAGGTACACATCTGCCAAGAATAAATCCGCATCTTTAGCAAAAGCAGCCAAGTCTTCAAAATAACCCGTATCAGCAGTAAACACTAAAACTTGACCCGTTTGTCGTTCCCTAATGCGAAAAGCGTAACAAATGACAGGATGTACCGTTTTGATAAAGGTGATATCAAAAGGTCCAATGGTTTGACCAGCTTCAACATTGTAAGCCACTCCTTGGGAAACATCTGCCAGACTCAATTTGGCAAATTCTCCCTGATCTTCATTATGAGCATAAATGGGTAAAACTTTTGCATCCCATAACTGTTTTGGGTAAAGTTGACGGTAATGTCTTAAGACGCCTAAATCAGCGACATGATCAGGATGGTAATGACTAATAATCACAGCATCTAGCTCAAGAGGACTCAATTCCTTTTCTAACTCATTCAGAGCCCTACTTCCTGCGTCCATCAGTAAATGAAAACCATTTTCAGAAGTAATTAAATATGAGGTTGTTCCTTGATCTTTAAAGGGATAGCCTCCCCAAGAACCTAAGGTGGTTAGTTTCATATGACAAACCTTCTTTCTTCATTTCTATTATTATACCAAAAATACTGTCTTCTAACCCTAACAAAAAACAAGTTCAGAAGTGAACTTGTTAAGCTTTAATTGGTTTATAAATATAGGCATCTTTAAATTTTAAAACAATCACAGTCGCCAAGAGGGCTTTAATGGTATCACCTGGGATAAAGACAAGATTTGAGGTCAATGCAGGAAGCAAACCCATACCAGTATAGACAGATAACCAAATAGCTCCAATAAGGTCAACCACTAGAACACCTGCTAGCCAAATAAGAACAAAGACCATCATTTTATTTTGGGAAGCCACTACCTTTGTTAGTAGCGCAAAAATGAGTGGCACCAATAACCAAGCAAAAACATAACCTGCAGTTGGTCCCATAAAGACGGCTAGAGTTGTTGCTTTCCCTGAAAATACTGGAATGAAGAGACCTAATAAGAGAAACATAAGAACGGAGAGGCCACCTTTTTTACCGCCAAGTGCTAA
This window encodes:
- a CDS encoding G5 domain-containing protein, producing the protein MKKSRLAKTSFISLLSVAALSQISVENNHLSFFNVKSVNADEVVEVDATDQGVLTDTEVVENATLTSESTVDKIVSTTVVETPSASFDLTNQNTASVVSEVGSVEVLEAKTSEALSNSVALAATDPIAPDDQTEDVADAKLRVDIGKVLDDLEAMIASGDIAAAKESYELADTFQGASLEFYGYKDEIDQIPNVKIASVRLEYEARNAAIYQAIYGTPLPTGPVVTTRTEVIAHTTKYIADDTLAYGQRQTVVVGVDGEKTYTTTDGVEDAGVVTKAMVAEEIRVGTKPTVETVTIAKPADVEEADATLAKGTRVLKTAGSTGSITTTTTYSMDATTGVVTANTPTVETVAASPDVYRVGTKEDVPVPVVTTRTEVIAHTTKYIADDTLAYGQRQTVVAGVDGEKTYTTTDGVEDSGVVTKAMVAEEIRVGTKPTVETVTIAKPADVEEADATLAKGTRVLKTAGSTGSITTTTTYSMDATTGVVTANTPTVETVAASPDVYRVGTKEDVPVPVVTTRTEVIAHTTKYIADDTLAYGQRQTVVAGVDGEKTYTTTDGVEDAGVVTKAMVAEEIRVGTKPTVETVTIAKPADVEEADATLAKGTRVLKTAGSTGSTTTTTTYSMDATTGVVTANTPTVETVAASPDVYRVGTKEDVPVPVVTTRTEVIAHTTKYIADDTLAYGQRQTVVAGVDGEKTYTTTDGVEDAGVVTKAMVAEEIRVGTKPTVETVTIAKPADVEEADATLAKGTRVLKTAGSTGSTTTTTTYSMDATTGVVTANTPTVETVAASPDVYRVGTKEDVIEIVEEIVEKTKSFGKVVINNPDLLKGISRQVRLGKNGIIEVTYKIVKVNGLEISREIISEKEIEKPVDEIVEIGTKEPVENQNQKVIKANESKMNSTDVKKVENKGELPKTGEIKESVFGMFSVIMTGLFALVTFLGKRERK
- a CDS encoding TlpA family protein disulfide reductase — translated: MRKWRDWDLLVKQYRNFIILIVLLLVFVGSLSFLIVKNRTNRVKTDKTEKIAAKEFIGKKLPDFKLIDSNGESFESSQLKNKPTIIIEWASWCPHCHKMLPIMNNMYKKHKKEINFVFINATGSNKGTETRVTAKTYIEKEKFEFPYYYDDAMAVTRTLKVDSVPTFFYINNKNIVEDVTVSEMSAKDMENKINQLIN
- the tadA gene encoding tRNA adenosine(34) deaminase TadA, coding for MSYSQEEKEFFMREALKEAKKSLDKGEIPIGCVIVKEGRIIGRGHNAREERNQAIMHAEIMAINEANATVGNWRLLDTTLFVTIEPCVMCSGAIGLARIPQVIFGAHNQKFGGAGSLYAILTDQRLNHRVELETGLLAEECAAIMQTFFRAGRMKKKEAKKQAKLEE
- a CDS encoding MBL fold metallo-hydrolase; translated protein: MKLTTLGSWGGYPFKDQGTTSYLITSENGFHLLMDAGSRALNELEKELSPLELDAVIISHYHPDHVADLGVLRHYRQLYPKQLWDAKVLPIYAHNEDQGEFAKLSLADVSQGVAYNVEAGQTIGPFDITFIKTVHPVICYAFRIRERQTGQVLVFTADTGYFEDLAAFAKDADLFLADVYLYEGNENHPAHLTTKEAGQIAQKAGVKKLVLTHMPPLPPQGIDPERHLDILREETQDHAGSIPVELAFPHKSWDLGDVN
- a CDS encoding biotin transporter BioY, producing the protein MFSTKDLAYMAMMTTLIIVLGFIPAIPLGFIPVPIVLQNMGIMLAALALGGKKGGLSVLMFLLLGLFIPVFSGKATTLAVFMGPTAGYVFAWLLVPLIFALLTKVVASQNKMMVFVLIWLAGVLVVDLIGAIWLSVYTGMGLLPALTSNLVFIPGDTIKALLATVIVLKFKDAYIYKPIKA